A stretch of Sulfurimonas autotrophica DSM 16294 DNA encodes these proteins:
- a CDS encoding proton-conducting transporter membrane subunit has product MLELLLLPALIIFSLSFIQSEKTHKPLAFISFLILLPSAQLLRLPKPFHLLGDYLVVDDLNAYVLFVSSIVGIGVALALMTLDKHVEVSKNAYRRFYRFFAIFWVGLIFSILSNHMGIYWIGLELATLSTVYMIKTNHSNAAHKEAWNYMIVGAIAISFILFGIILIYASAKPILGEDAMNFNLLLAHAKEIKSPFLFEIGFAVVSVGMFVKMGFFPMNLWLANIERASFYPVAALFSGILESAVIIGFFRFSKIAMEVNYDHLFTFVFIYTILTIFIVSFLIFRTKDFMRLFSLSGVEHMALIALFWVSGGTFAALLHFGAHAFLKPALFLSTGVLESNGKYRIAGALKGYRGKKGTLFWFLVSLFLLAVISLPPSPMFFSEIYGFGAMINVAKHGHHLLAMMGAILILLILLSIIFYKFVEVYQSMKYEGGVHEKKVYTSELFSLVIFAIALVALITPPVMNYLKGIS; this is encoded by the coding sequence ATGCTTGAGCTATTACTTCTTCCAGCACTGATAATATTCTCTCTTTCATTTATACAAAGTGAGAAAACACATAAACCGCTTGCTTTTATATCTTTTTTAATTTTATTGCCGAGTGCCCAGCTTTTAAGACTGCCAAAACCATTTCATCTGCTTGGGGATTATCTTGTAGTAGATGATTTAAATGCTTATGTTCTTTTTGTATCCAGTATCGTAGGCATCGGTGTTGCACTGGCTTTGATGACTTTGGACAAGCATGTAGAAGTCTCAAAAAATGCTTACAGAAGATTTTACAGATTTTTTGCCATATTCTGGGTAGGGCTTATTTTTTCCATTCTTTCAAATCATATGGGTATTTACTGGATAGGGCTTGAACTCGCTACGCTCTCAACTGTGTATATGATAAAAACAAACCACTCCAACGCAGCCCATAAAGAGGCATGGAATTACATGATAGTCGGAGCGATTGCCATTTCTTTTATACTTTTTGGCATTATTTTAATTTATGCAAGTGCCAAGCCGATTCTGGGGGAAGATGCTATGAACTTCAACCTGCTTTTAGCCCATGCAAAAGAGATAAAATCTCCTTTCCTTTTTGAAATCGGTTTTGCGGTTGTGAGTGTTGGAATGTTTGTAAAAATGGGATTTTTTCCTATGAATTTGTGGCTTGCAAATATTGAAAGGGCTTCTTTTTATCCTGTTGCAGCGCTTTTTAGCGGTATTTTAGAATCAGCCGTCATTATAGGTTTTTTTCGTTTTAGCAAAATTGCGATGGAAGTCAATTACGACCATCTCTTTACTTTTGTATTTATTTATACGATTCTGACTATTTTTATAGTCAGTTTTTTGATTTTTCGCACAAAAGATTTTATGCGTTTATTTAGTCTCAGCGGTGTAGAACACATGGCGCTTATTGCTCTTTTTTGGGTCAGCGGCGGAACATTTGCCGCACTGCTTCATTTTGGCGCGCATGCCTTTTTAAAACCGGCACTCTTTCTTTCAACCGGTGTGCTTGAATCAAACGGAAAGTACAGAATTGCGGGAGCATTAAAGGGGTACAGAGGAAAAAAAGGAACACTCTTTTGGTTTTTGGTCTCTCTGTTTTTGCTTGCTGTTATTTCCCTTCCGCCTAGTCCGATGTTCTTTAGTGAAATTTACGGTTTCGGTGCGATGATAAATGTCGCAAAGCACGGGCATCATCTGCTGGCTATGATGGGTGCAATTTTGATTTTGCTTATTTTATTGTCAATTATATTCTACAAATTTGTAGAGGTTTATCAGTCTATGAAATATGAAGGTGGAGTACATGAGAAAAAAGTCTATACAAGTGAACTCTTCTCACTTGTTATTTTTGCAATCGCACTCGTTGCATTGATAACACCTCCCGTTATGAACTATCTAAAAGGAATATCATGA
- a CDS encoding hydrogenase, whose amino-acid sequence MVDFFIGLFLASLITALFTTRLYRLLMWYSFNSFTLGVLALLIGMKLQDNAMLITGVATIVIKAIGIPYFLKSFSQKFHFVRQIQPEIKVQYAIMLIPAILVFTFYLAEPITNMIANNSNYVAISISSLFLSLLLMMEHKNVTPKIIGFLSMENSLFLLGITATDGMPMLVELGIFFDLLMAIVVINLLFSREGMKNA is encoded by the coding sequence ATGGTTGATTTTTTTATAGGTCTGTTTTTGGCTTCGCTTATAACGGCTCTTTTTACAACAAGGCTTTACCGACTGTTGATGTGGTACTCGTTTAATTCATTTACTTTGGGTGTTTTGGCACTGCTTATCGGCATGAAACTGCAGGATAATGCAATGCTTATAACAGGTGTCGCTACAATAGTTATAAAAGCTATAGGCATTCCTTACTTCTTAAAAAGTTTTTCTCAAAAGTTTCATTTTGTACGGCAAATTCAGCCTGAGATAAAAGTGCAGTATGCCATTATGCTTATTCCTGCGATTTTGGTTTTTACATTTTATCTGGCAGAGCCCATTACAAATATGATAGCAAATAACTCTAATTATGTGGCGATTAGCATCTCATCTCTATTTTTATCACTGTTACTGATGATGGAGCATAAAAATGTCACACCCAAAATCATCGGTTTTTTAAGTATGGAAAATTCACTCTTTTTACTTGGAATTACGGCAACGGACGGAATGCCTATGCTTGTTGAACTGGGTATATTTTTTGATCTTTTGATGGCTATTGTCGTTATAAACCTTTTGTTTAGCCGCGAGGGGATGAAAAATGCTTGA
- a CDS encoding respiratory chain complex I subunit 1 family protein: MIIYLTTIAVLLLLAPLLLSFIKSLKMVLLFKRPSSVFQGYRNFSKLMQKETIISQETSSITTYAPFLVLSPLLVTMFFLPPVVHGAFYVSFVDAFTITGLISLSTFFLMLLGLDSASAFGGMGSSREAFISALVEPAMVLTVFSVSMMAGDLGVGQAGVNLAEHFPKEHMASFLFAGISFFILLIAENGRIPVDNPETHLELTMVHEAMILDLSGIYLAIIETAASVKFVIFASLFVSLFIPFGLEYSAPVAIVVFIAKLFGVAVAVAILEVNTAKLRLFKVPNLLGISIVFAFLSLITFYVLGA; encoded by the coding sequence ATGATTATATATTTAACAACTATAGCAGTCTTGCTTCTACTCGCACCGTTGCTGCTCTCTTTTATAAAATCTTTAAAAATGGTGCTGCTTTTCAAGCGTCCGAGTTCTGTGTTTCAGGGCTATAGAAACTTTTCAAAGCTTATGCAAAAAGAGACGATTATTTCGCAGGAGACGAGTTCTATCACGACTTATGCGCCTTTTTTGGTCCTTTCGCCTCTGCTTGTGACAATGTTTTTCTTACCGCCTGTTGTGCATGGAGCTTTTTATGTAAGTTTTGTGGATGCTTTTACGATTACAGGGCTTATTTCACTCTCAACATTTTTTCTTATGCTTCTGGGGCTTGACAGTGCCTCAGCCTTTGGCGGTATGGGAAGTTCTCGCGAGGCTTTTATATCTGCTCTTGTAGAGCCTGCCATGGTTTTGACGGTATTTAGTGTCTCTATGATGGCGGGAGATTTGGGTGTAGGCCAGGCAGGTGTCAATCTGGCAGAGCACTTTCCAAAAGAGCATATGGCAAGTTTTTTATTCGCCGGCATCAGTTTTTTTATACTTCTCATAGCAGAAAACGGGCGTATTCCCGTGGATAATCCTGAAACACACTTGGAACTTACCATGGTGCATGAAGCGATGATACTTGATTTAAGCGGTATTTATTTAGCCATTATCGAGACGGCGGCTTCTGTAAAGTTTGTGATTTTTGCATCACTTTTTGTTTCTTTGTTTATTCCTTTCGGGCTGGAATATTCCGCGCCTGTTGCAATTGTTGTTTTTATAGCAAAACTTTTTGGAGTGGCTGTAGCTGTAGCAATATTGGAGGTTAATACTGCAAAATTAAGACTTTTTAAAGTGCCAAATCTGCTGGGTATTTCCATAGTATTTGCATTTTTATCATTAATAACATTTTATGTATTGGGAGCGTAG
- a CDS encoding proton-conducting transporter membrane subunit produces MFLFDTLSLIFVALILLGAIPNLFYSFGYLPHIQRKTHYQVHYFAFIISMLGVVVAGNALVFLFFWELMSLTSWQLILTEVEDKETIKAARFYFFMTHFGFVFLLLFFLIATNGNLDISFEDMKNIAAAFKYPTLLFFMLVFGFLSKAGAVPFHVWLPYAHPAAPSPVSALMSGVMLKVAIYGFARFLFDVLYPWPLEWGIVVLVIGSISSIVGVLYALSEHDIKALLANHSIENIGIILIGFGMGMIFDSLGLKTLSTFAFIAALFHVFNHMSFKSLLFMGAGSVLHQTHTKNIEKYGGLIKSMPVTALTFLLASISISALPPSNGFLSEWMIFQSMLGSYNIADMSLKLAIPFAIFALAITGGLAIACFVKAYGITFLGLHRSKNAKHAKEVNFLMKSGMILMSLVVISLMLFTPFYISWFDKTLVSLHHISVYAKMFPHGIWNMHSVAVHGGVVSPLILLASLLGVTLLLLFAYKVLHVKTRVYHTWGCGYKTSAKTQYSATGFAGPIRRFFNWLYKSNEHFHKENIGEHETKFSDSNYEVHVKPLFEASLYESSKKLTNSVSYWVYRLAHFEKTRYAAMIFNLMLLVLFSYRIFLHEFSWATFTLELIVVIISIKVLIIGDKK; encoded by the coding sequence ATGTTTCTCTTTGATACATTGTCACTTATTTTTGTTGCACTTATTCTTTTAGGTGCAATTCCAAATCTTTTTTACTCTTTTGGATATCTCCCGCATATTCAAAGAAAAACGCATTATCAAGTACACTATTTTGCTTTTATTATCTCGATGCTCGGTGTTGTTGTTGCAGGTAATGCGCTTGTTTTTCTCTTTTTTTGGGAGTTGATGAGCCTGACGAGCTGGCAGCTTATTTTAACGGAAGTAGAAGATAAAGAGACCATAAAAGCAGCTCGTTTTTACTTTTTTATGACACATTTCGGTTTTGTGTTTTTACTGCTGTTTTTTCTTATAGCAACAAACGGAAATCTCGATATCAGCTTTGAAGATATGAAAAATATAGCTGCTGCATTTAAATACCCGACACTGCTTTTTTTTATGCTTGTTTTTGGTTTTTTAAGCAAGGCGGGCGCTGTGCCTTTTCATGTATGGCTGCCATATGCCCATCCTGCTGCACCCTCTCCTGTGTCGGCTCTTATGAGCGGAGTAATGCTAAAAGTTGCCATTTACGGGTTTGCACGATTTTTATTTGATGTGCTTTATCCCTGGCCGCTAGAGTGGGGTATTGTTGTCTTGGTTATTGGCTCGATTTCTTCAATTGTCGGTGTTTTATATGCTTTGAGCGAGCATGATATAAAAGCACTGTTGGCAAATCATTCCATAGAAAATATAGGCATTATTCTTATAGGCTTCGGTATGGGCATGATATTTGACTCGCTTGGACTTAAAACACTCAGCACTTTTGCTTTTATAGCCGCACTTTTTCATGTCTTTAACCATATGAGCTTTAAATCTCTGCTTTTTATGGGAGCAGGGAGTGTGTTGCATCAGACACATACAAAAAATATAGAAAAATACGGCGGTTTGATTAAGTCGATGCCTGTTACTGCACTGACATTTTTGTTAGCATCTATCAGTATTTCCGCACTGCCGCCGAGTAACGGTTTTTTGAGTGAGTGGATGATTTTTCAATCTATGCTCGGCTCGTACAATATAGCAGACATGAGTCTCAAGCTTGCCATTCCTTTTGCGATTTTTGCACTTGCAATTACAGGTGGTTTAGCCATTGCCTGTTTTGTTAAAGCATACGGCATAACATTTTTGGGACTTCATAGAAGTAAAAATGCCAAGCATGCCAAAGAGGTAAACTTTTTGATGAAATCAGGGATGATTTTAATGTCACTTGTAGTTATTTCACTGATGCTTTTTACGCCGTTTTATATTTCATGGTTTGACAAAACTTTAGTGAGTCTGCATCATATTTCCGTTTATGCAAAAATGTTTCCGCACGGTATTTGGAATATGCACTCTGTTGCCGTTCACGGCGGAGTTGTCTCACCTCTTATACTCCTTGCCTCTTTACTTGGTGTAACACTGCTTTTACTCTTTGCCTACAAAGTGTTACATGTAAAGACAAGAGTCTATCATACATGGGGCTGCGGCTATAAAACATCTGCAAAAACACAATACTCTGCAACAGGTTTTGCAGGACCGATACGCCGATTTTTTAACTGGCTTTATAAGTCAAATGAACATTTTCATAAAGAAAATATCGGCGAACATGAAACAAAGTTCAGCGATTCAAATTATGAAGTACATGTAAAGCCTCTTTTTGAGGCTTCATTGTATGAAAGCAGTAAAAAACTGACAAACAGTGTGAGTTACTGGGTTTATCGTCTGGCACATTTTGAAAAAACACGTTATGCCGCTATGATATTTAACTTGATGCTTTTAGTGCTTTTCAGCTATAGAATCTTTTTACATGAATTTTCTTGGGCGACTTTTACTTTAGAACTCATTGTGGTAATTATTTCTATAAAAGTTCTTATTATCGGAGATAAAAAATGA
- a CDS encoding proton-conducting transporter membrane subunit has product MFQFDTLSLVFVVLILLGAIPNLFYSFGYLPHIKRKTHYLIHYFGFIISMLGVVLASNALVFLFFWELMSLTSWQLILTEIESDKTIKAAKFYFFMTHFGFVFLLMFFLVVTNGNLDMNFAQMKEIASLFAYPSLLFFMLVLGFLSKAGAVPLHVWLPYAHPAAPSPVSALMSGVMLKVAIYGFARFLFDVLYPWPLEWGIFILIIGSVSALVGILYAMNENDIKALLANSSIENIGIILIAFGMGMIFDSLGLKTLSTFAFIAALFHVFNHMSFKSLLFMGAGSVLHQTHTKNMEKYGGLIKSMPITAITFLLAALCITALPPSNGFLSEWMVFQSLLGSTHIENMSLKLSIPFAVFALAMTGGLAIATFIKAYGITFLGLHRSTNAKHAHEVNFLMQSGMILMACVIISLMLFTPFYIAWFDKVFTEMGHISVYAKIFPKGIVNMYALSNNGGIVSPLILLGTLLATTFMMLFAYKVLHVKTRVYHTWGCGYKTSAKTQYSATGFAGPMRRFFSWLYKPHERLLKKNIGEHETKFSDANYAVHVKPLFEVSLYNSVAKLANILSYWIYRLAHFEQTRYAAMIFNLILTVLFSYRIFAHEFSWMTLLIEASVMAISVKVLIIGEKKAV; this is encoded by the coding sequence ATGTTTCAGTTTGATACACTATCACTTGTTTTTGTTGTACTCATCCTTTTGGGCGCAATTCCAAATCTTTTTTACTCTTTTGGCTATCTTCCTCACATAAAAAGAAAGACACATTATTTGATTCACTACTTTGGTTTTATTATTTCCATGCTCGGAGTTGTACTTGCCTCCAATGCTCTTGTATTTCTTTTCTTTTGGGAGTTGATGAGTCTGACGAGCTGGCAGCTGATTTTGACGGAAATAGAATCAGACAAGACTATAAAAGCGGCAAAATTTTACTTTTTTATGACACATTTCGGATTTGTTTTTTTACTGATGTTCTTTTTAGTTGTCACAAACGGTAATTTAGATATGAACTTTGCACAAATGAAAGAGATAGCTTCTTTGTTTGCCTACCCGTCTTTACTCTTTTTTATGCTCGTGCTTGGTTTTTTAAGCAAAGCCGGAGCGGTGCCGCTGCATGTATGGCTGCCATATGCCCATCCTGCTGCACCCTCTCCTGTGTCGGCTCTTATGAGCGGAGTAATGCTAAAAGTTGCCATTTACGGGTTTGCACGCTTTTTATTTGATGTACTTTATCCCTGGCCGCTAGAGTGGGGTATTTTTATTTTAATTATTGGCTCCGTTTCTGCTCTTGTGGGCATTTTATATGCCATGAATGAAAATGACATTAAAGCGCTTTTGGCAAATTCATCCATAGAAAATATAGGCATTATACTTATAGCCTTTGGAATGGGGATGATATTTGATTCGCTTGGGCTTAAAACACTCAGTACCTTTGCTTTTATAGCCGCTCTTTTTCATGTTTTTAACCATATGAGTTTTAAATCTCTGCTTTTTATGGGTGCAGGAAGTGTACTGCATCAGACACATACAAAAAATATGGAGAAATATGGAGGGCTTATAAAATCTATGCCTATAACCGCGATAACTTTTCTTTTAGCGGCTCTTTGTATTACAGCTCTGCCTCCGAGTAACGGTTTTTTAAGTGAATGGATGGTTTTTCAATCTCTGCTGGGTTCCACACATATAGAAAATATGAGTCTCAAACTCTCCATTCCATTTGCTGTTTTTGCCCTTGCGATGACAGGAGGTCTGGCAATCGCAACTTTTATAAAAGCCTATGGTATAACATTTTTAGGACTGCACAGAAGTACAAATGCCAAACATGCCCATGAGGTGAATTTTTTAATGCAATCTGGAATGATTTTGATGGCCTGTGTTATTATCTCTTTGATGCTTTTTACACCTTTTTATATAGCATGGTTTGATAAAGTTTTTACAGAAATGGGGCATATTTCTGTTTATGCAAAGATTTTTCCAAAAGGTATTGTAAATATGTATGCTCTGAGCAATAACGGCGGTATAGTCTCGCCTCTTATTCTTTTAGGAACTTTATTAGCGACTACATTTATGATGCTGTTTGCCTATAAAGTGTTACATGTAAAGACAAGAGTTTATCATACATGGGGATGTGGTTATAAAACATCTGCCAAGACACAGTACTCAGCAACAGGTTTCGCAGGACCTATGAGAAGATTTTTTTCATGGCTCTATAAACCACATGAACGGCTACTGAAAAAAAATATAGGCGAACATGAGACCAAATTCAGTGATGCCAATTATGCCGTACATGTAAAACCGCTTTTTGAAGTTTCTTTGTATAACAGCGTTGCCAAATTGGCAAATATTTTGAGTTACTGGATCTATCGTCTGGCTCATTTTGAGCAGACCCGTTATGCGGCTATGATATTTAATCTTATATTGACGGTACTTTTTAGTTATAGAATTTTTGCGCATGAATTTTCATGGATGACACTGCTCATAGAGGCATCTGTCATGGCTATTTCTGTGAAGGTTCTTATAATTGGTGAGAAAAAGGCAGTCTAG
- a CDS encoding TolC family protein has protein sequence MKRVIFAILLLYSSAWAISLERIIDTSLSKNPSLESISERIQANKYNIAVSNQFANPELLITKNTLDSSQAMSKSVVSFKQKIPFYNKRDTNKKIALAEDALLDEKLSAAKTKLVEKIKSEAYTIWKLNELYKIINEYITLTKQNIDLYESYTSIDENQHIGIMKAELSLSDLRIQKSVLQEKINSAYAQLSYLAAFKVKHLDIDLQMREKPNLSNLQRSLSENPDIKIKDKEVLKQNAKLKMADLNNYPDINLIAGYAMRENFDNYFTVGVGLSLPIYGTEDYKEEEARAMVLSAASQKADTQISVNAELESYYAQMLSSYDIYHIIQDDALPQVAHMFELSGSSISIGADLFKYIDVLFDKLDLEQKSIKAVTNYNLAKAKIAQLKGEMK, from the coding sequence ATGAAAAGAGTGATATTTGCTATACTTTTGCTTTACAGCAGTGCCTGGGCAATAAGTTTAGAAAGAATTATTGATACTTCTTTGTCAAAAAATCCTTCACTGGAATCTATCAGTGAAAGAATCCAAGCGAACAAATACAACATAGCAGTTTCTAACCAATTTGCAAATCCTGAGCTGCTCATAACCAAAAACACATTGGACTCATCACAGGCAATGAGCAAATCTGTTGTAAGTTTTAAGCAAAAAATTCCTTTTTACAACAAACGCGACACAAACAAAAAGATTGCACTTGCCGAAGATGCTCTGCTGGATGAAAAGCTCTCTGCCGCCAAAACAAAACTTGTCGAGAAAATAAAGAGTGAAGCCTACACCATTTGGAAACTGAACGAACTTTACAAAATCATAAATGAGTATATAACACTTACAAAACAAAACATTGACCTCTACGAATCATACACAAGCATAGATGAAAATCAGCACATCGGCATTATGAAAGCAGAACTTTCTCTCTCAGATCTTCGTATTCAAAAAAGTGTACTTCAAGAAAAAATCAACTCTGCTTATGCACAACTCTCCTACCTGGCTGCATTTAAAGTCAAGCATTTAGACATAGATTTACAAATGAGAGAAAAACCAAACCTCTCAAATCTTCAAAGATCTTTGAGTGAAAATCCCGATATCAAGATAAAAGATAAAGAAGTGCTCAAACAAAATGCAAAATTAAAAATGGCGGATTTAAATAATTACCCAGACATCAATCTCATTGCAGGGTATGCAATGAGAGAAAACTTTGACAACTATTTTACGGTTGGCGTCGGTTTGAGTCTGCCAATATACGGTACAGAGGATTACAAAGAAGAAGAGGCACGTGCTATGGTTTTATCTGCAGCAAGCCAAAAAGCAGATACACAGATATCTGTCAATGCCGAACTTGAATCTTACTATGCGCAAATGCTCTCTTCATATGATATTTATCATATTATTCAAGATGATGCTCTGCCTCAGGTAGCACATATGTTTGAGCTTTCAGGCTCTTCCATTTCTATCGGTGCCGATTTATTTAAATACATTGATGTTTTATTTGACAAACTTGATTTGGAGCAAAAGAGCATTAAAGCAGTAACAAATTACAATCTGGCAAAAGCCAAAATAGCACAACTCAAAGGAGAGATGAAGTGA
- a CDS encoding efflux RND transporter periplasmic adaptor subunit — protein MKNLKFILLFLPLLVLAKEASVEQLFSVQTVKVQKIKTSHSKKNYGFVKANEARVYDVSPRFGGFVEKLYADKIYTYVKKGEPLAVVYSPEVYKAKEDYVNSYKYTKNRPNKGMLKSAKLKLSLLEVAPNEISKLIKEKKMSPNTTIYAPKSGYIFIKNINESSAFNAKANLFEIVNLDDVWVEVQVFEDDVKWLKYADDFRVSFKTTDKTYETHSKFLYPNLNPKEATLTLRLTLKNRDNTLFPGMYADVISKDRPKEYLTLPQSAVILKDGKYYVFVVGEFEGEYEPIEVDAKPLDNKTYIITSGLNAGDEVVNNALFMMDSDAQINGLY, from the coding sequence GTGAAAAATTTAAAATTTATACTACTTTTTTTACCATTACTGGTTTTAGCCAAAGAAGCATCAGTAGAACAGCTTTTTTCAGTACAAACCGTAAAGGTACAAAAGATTAAAACAAGCCACAGCAAAAAGAACTACGGTTTTGTGAAAGCAAATGAGGCAAGAGTATATGATGTCAGCCCCCGTTTCGGAGGGTTTGTTGAAAAGCTGTATGCCGATAAAATTTATACATATGTAAAAAAAGGCGAGCCTTTGGCAGTTGTTTACTCTCCTGAGGTTTATAAAGCAAAAGAGGATTATGTCAACTCATACAAATATACAAAAAACAGACCAAATAAAGGCATGCTTAAAAGTGCAAAACTTAAACTCTCTTTACTTGAGGTTGCCCCCAATGAAATTTCAAAACTTATAAAAGAGAAAAAAATGTCGCCAAATACGACTATTTATGCACCCAAAAGCGGTTATATTTTTATCAAAAACATTAATGAAAGTTCCGCATTCAATGCAAAGGCAAACCTTTTTGAAATTGTGAACCTTGATGATGTCTGGGTGGAAGTACAGGTATTTGAAGATGATGTAAAATGGCTTAAATATGCGGATGATTTTCGTGTCAGCTTTAAAACGACTGACAAAACATATGAAACACACTCTAAGTTTCTCTACCCTAATTTGAATCCTAAAGAGGCAACACTTACGCTCAGACTTACGCTGAAAAACAGAGACAACACACTTTTTCCCGGTATGTATGCTGATGTCATCTCCAAAGACAGACCAAAAGAGTATCTGACCCTGCCTCAAAGTGCAGTTATTTTAAAAGACGGCAAATATTATGTATTTGTTGTCGGAGAGTTTGAGGGAGAATATGAACCGATAGAAGTAGATGCAAAACCACTGGACAATAAAACCTACATCATAACAAGCGGTCTTAATGCAGGTGATGAAGTAGTCAACAATGCACTCTTTATGATGGACAGTGATGCACAGATAAACGGACTCTACTAG
- a CDS encoding MFS transporter, giving the protein MQNNTKKSTYSWALYDWANSAYATTVMAGFFPIFFKSYYSVGVDATVSTAELGFANSLSSFVVVLIAPLLGAVADAGSLKKRFLFLFAFLGILMSASLSLVEQGNWQMAAFIYTLGNIGFMGSNIFYDGLLPSVSDDKNVDYVSGLGFALGYLGGGLLFALNVFMVQEPSFFGFADKALAIKASFISVAVWWALFSLPLLLFVEEKKADKNTNNILLVEGYLRLKKTFQRVTSLKGLFLFLVAYWLYIDGVDTIIRMAVDYGMALGFDSKNLIMALLIVQFVGFPATLIVAKLADIWNTKKVIYLCISVYIFIIIFASMMQDVYEFYILALLISLVQGGIQALSRSYYAKMIPQQYAAEFFGFYDLLGKFAVILGPLLVGVVALFSHNSRLAIASVSILFILGALLLFFVDEEKVSKEVREALE; this is encoded by the coding sequence ATGCAAAACAACACAAAAAAATCTACTTATTCCTGGGCATTGTATGATTGGGCAAATTCGGCGTATGCAACTACGGTTATGGCGGGGTTTTTTCCTATTTTTTTCAAGTCCTATTATAGTGTGGGTGTAGATGCGACGGTAAGTACGGCAGAGCTTGGCTTTGCCAACTCTCTATCAAGTTTTGTGGTTGTGCTTATTGCTCCTTTGCTTGGGGCTGTTGCCGATGCGGGTTCGTTGAAGAAGCGTTTTTTATTCCTTTTTGCATTTCTAGGCATCTTGATGAGTGCTTCGCTTTCTCTTGTTGAACAGGGAAATTGGCAGATGGCGGCGTTTATTTACACTCTGGGAAACATTGGTTTTATGGGTTCAAATATTTTTTATGACGGGTTGCTCCCCTCTGTGAGTGATGATAAAAATGTCGATTATGTCTCAGGTCTCGGATTTGCTCTTGGGTATCTCGGCGGCGGACTTTTATTTGCCTTGAATGTTTTTATGGTGCAGGAGCCCTCGTTTTTTGGCTTTGCGGACAAGGCTTTGGCTATCAAAGCCTCTTTTATCAGTGTAGCTGTGTGGTGGGCGCTTTTTTCGCTTCCTCTTTTGTTATTTGTAGAAGAAAAAAAAGCAGATAAAAATACAAATAACATTTTATTGGTAGAAGGGTATTTGCGGCTTAAAAAAACATTTCAAAGAGTGACAAGTCTTAAAGGACTTTTTCTCTTTTTAGTGGCATACTGGCTTTATATTGACGGGGTCGACACCATCATTCGTATGGCAGTTGATTATGGAATGGCACTTGGATTTGACAGTAAAAACCTTATTATGGCACTGCTTATTGTGCAGTTTGTCGGTTTTCCTGCCACGCTTATTGTTGCAAAACTTGCCGATATTTGGAATACAAAAAAAGTCATCTATCTTTGCATCAGTGTTTATATTTTTATTATTATTTTTGCTTCAATGATGCAGGATGTGTATGAATTTTACATACTTGCTTTGCTTATTTCCCTGGTTCAAGGCGGTATTCAGGCGTTGAGCCGTTCTTATTATGCAAAAATGATACCGCAGCAATATGCGGCAGAATTTTTCGGTTTTTATGATCTGCTTGGAAAATTTGCGGTTATTTTAGGACCTCTTTTAGTCGGTGTTGTTGCACTTTTTAGCCATAATTCACGACTTGCTATCGCTTCGGTTTCTATTCTTTTTATTCTCGGTGCACTGCTGCTCTTTTTTGTAGATGAAGAAAAAGTATCTAAAGAAGTACGCGAAGCACTGGAGTAG
- a CDS encoding AbrB/MazE/SpoVT family DNA-binding domain-containing protein gives MTTLTKIGNSQGIRIPKPLIQQAHLENVELELQVLENGLLIKPVNNTGREGWEKNIEEVISKHKGMQDDGVLEDLLNDSDLEDWQW, from the coding sequence ATGACAACACTCACAAAAATTGGAAACTCCCAAGGTATTAGGATTCCCAAGCCTTTAATACAACAGGCACACCTCGAAAATGTCGAACTTGAACTTCAAGTTTTAGAAAATGGCTTACTTATAAAGCCTGTAAACAACACAGGCAGAGAGGGATGGGAAAAAAACATTGAAGAAGTTATATCTAAACATAAAGGTATGCAAGACGATGGAGTTTTAGAAGACTTGTTAAATGACAGTGATTTAGAAGACTGGCAATGGTAG